AGTGGCTTCAGATAGTCTCTGCATACATCCAGGAGTgcagttagagagccagcgtggtgtagtggttaagagcgatggtttggagcagtggactctgatttggagaacctggtttgattccctactcctccacatgaagccagctggatgaccttgggcttgtcacagctcttttagagctctctcagccccacctacctcacagggtgtctgttgtggggaggggaagggaaggtgattgtaagccggtttgtgcaCATGGGtgggaaaagaaagggaaaagaaagatgCGCAGGAAGGAAAACTGGATTTTGTGGGCCAACTGGGCAGggttctggaattaattttaggcATTCTCCTAGTTGAACCAGAATGCAGGAAGTGAGTTGTGTAGGCCAATCCACAGAATGGGGCAGGGAAAGTCTTATGATCTTCAGTCATAAAGTAGACTGGTAGTACATTGTGAGCAATCCTTCAGATGCcttggtttaaatagttaaattgtggaactccctgccccaggatgtggtgatggctctaATTTAGAAgactttaagagtggagtggtcATATTCattgaggatagggctatccatggctcctagtcaaaatgaatactagttgtgatgcatacctattctctccagtaacgggagcatgcctattttataaggtgctgtgaaacacaggcaggatgttgctgcagtcgttttgtttgtgggcttcctagaggcacctggttggccactgtgtgaacagactggtggacttgatgggccttggtctgatccagcatggcctttcttatgttcttaacaagcTCCACCTAAATAGAGAATAACTGTCTTTCCAATTTGTATCGATGGCTTTAGGTACCGCCTAGCTCCTGAGCACAAGTATCCAGCTCAGCTGAATGACTGCCTCGCTGCCACCACCCACTTCCTCCAGACCGCCGACGACTATGGAGTGGACAGCACCCGGGTCGTCATCGCAGGTGACAGTGCCGGGGGCAGCCTCGCCGCTGGGGTATGCCAAACTTTAGTGGGCAGGCAAGGCTTCCCAAAGGTTTGTGCTCAGATCCTCATTTATCCTGGCCTGCAAGCCATAGACTTCAACTTGCCTTCGTATCAGCAAAACCAGGCCGTGCCCATTTTGTACCGGGAGAAGGCTGCTTTCTACTTTTTGCAGTACCTGAACGGAGATGCATCCCTCATGGAAGAGGTCTTGCGAGGGTCTCACGTCCCCGTGGACCAAAAGCTGCGATACAGGAAGTGGTTAAGCGCCGACAACATCCCTAAAGAATTCAAGGTCAGAGGATACGTGCCTCCGGTGCCCATTGCCTGTGACGATGAGGCCTACGAAGAGCTGAAGAGCGTGTGCACGCCAGAAATTTCACCACTGATTGCTGAAGATACTGTGGTTCGACAGCTGCCTCGGACGTGCATTGTCACCTGCGAGTATGATGTGTTGAGGGATGACGGACTGCTGTACAAGAAACGATTAGAGGACAACGGTGTCCCCGTGACCTGGTATCATGTTATCAACGGATTCCACGGGATTATCAGCTTCTTTGATAATGGCTGGCTGACTTTTCCGTCGGGGAAACAAGGGCTGGATAACATTGTCAGATTTATTCAAAGCTTGTAGAAAGGATAACGCCAAATTTCGAGGACTGGGGTGTTTTATTGATCGGTTTTAGGAGGgtagtagccgtgttggtctatAGTACAAGAGCTCAATTCAATTTCaatagcaacttagagaccaacaagatttgggggtgtaTAAGCTCtcaagaagagccccgtggcacagagtggtaaaatgcagcactgcagtccaagctctgctcatgacttgagttcagtcccgacggaagttggtttcagggagccagctgaaggttgactcagccttccatccttccaaggtcggtaaaatcagctagctgggggtaaagggaagacgactggggaaggcactggcaaaccaccccatcaacatagtcttcctagtaaacgtcgggatgtgacatcaccccatgggtcaggaatgacccggtgcttgcccaggggactaccttaacctttttaagctttcaagaattAAGGCTCTCTTTCTCAGACCAGCTTTGACTCGCGaaaaatttaccccccccccccaaatcttgttggtctccaaggtgctactggactcaaatctatctcTTCACCAATCTGGGGTCTTATTcaaagggagaaaagcagggtttagGTTTTGCTGAGTAATTATTTGGGATAAAGGAATATCTAAGGTGCTTCTAGCTTGTCATGACAACAGAGTTTCTGGGGGTGGTTTTGATTGGTTAGAGAGTATCCTTGACCAGTACATCATAGGTGCTATGAACCATGAACCCTTTTAcggacattattattatttgttatgatgatgatgtgaaaaaccttttcATCCCACTTCTGTTCTCGCAATCTTGAAATCAGCTTACAAAACAATAATGCCCATAAAATGCTTCTGCTGCCAATGAATACTAGGAAaagtctacagcaggggtgtcaaacataaggcccgcgggccggatctggccccttgagagctcttatccagcccacgaggcagccaccccctcccactctcaaAATGGGccggtgaggcatggcccggctcaacgaagtgatatttatgtcatatttggccctcataacaattgcgtttgacacccctggtctacaggcTTCATCTAGTGTGTCTTTATGCATTTCTTCCTTCTGTGCCAGAGGTTGTTTTGTGCCACAGGCAGCTCCCAACAGAGTTTTCTGTTAGTTTAAGTGGACTTTCTGCAGATGAATGAGGCGAAGACAGGGCACACATTGACAGCCTGACAGGTGGGCGGTGTGGTGTTTGTCATGACTCCATTCCTTGATCCAGGACAGTACACAGACCGCTGCGGGCCCACCATGTGCTAATCCACCCCAGGAAGTGAATGAGGAGGATTACTGGAAATTCTAGAAGGGAAGTCGTTCCGCTGTCGCTGTAACCAAATGCAGAGAAGGGACTCCACTATTAAACGCTGCATCTCTTAAAACCTGTGCTGCCTCCTGGTTTTCATGCGTGGCgtcttcctttccctctccacagttAGGCTAggcagctccctgccccaggatgtggtgatgctgccaacttggaaggctttaagaggggaatgggcatgttcatggaggagagggctatccatggctactagtcaaaagggatactagtcataatgcatacctgttccctccagtatcagaggagcatgctgaatacattaggtgctgcagaacacaggcaggatggtgctgcggcagaTGTCTtggttgggggcttcctagaggcaaccgGTTGGTGAACAGGTgtgacagattgctggacttgatgggccttggtctgatccagcagggatgttcttatgttcagggtCATCTTCTCTGTCTCTTCAGTCACTGGGCCTTGGATCCTAAGGTAACATTCGGTCAGCATAACAGTAGTCCCACTAACAGAACAGCATTCCCATTGCGGGATCAGTGCCGTATGAATGCTCAATTGGTATgtctttagggatgccagctcagggttaggaaatacctggggattttgggggtggagcctggaaaggccaaggtttggggaggggagggacttcagtggcctatataatgccatagagatcacaatagagaggcagcgtggtgtagtggttaagagcggtggtttggagcgggggactctgatctggagaaccgggttagggttccccactcctccatatgagtggcggaggctaatctggtgaactagatttgcttccttactcctacacacaaagccagctgggtgaccttgggcaagttacagctctgttagagctctctcagcctcacccacctcacagggtgtctgttgtggggaggggaagggaaggtgattgtgaaccggtttgattcttccttaagtggtagagaaagtcggcatataaaaaccaactcttcttcttccaaagcggcccttttctccaggccaactgacctctgttgcctggagatcagttgtaatagcgggagatctccagctaccacgtggaggttggtgaccctatatGTTTTGGTCGCAGGGTTGCCAACGatgggttggaaattcctggagatttgtgagtggaacctggggaggggagggggaaggggagggacctcagcagggcataatgccatagaatccactctccaaagcagatatttcctccagggggactgatctctgtagtctgcagtagtaattccaggagatctccaggccacacctggaggctggcaaccctattcaataaACAAATCATGTGCACAGTGTCCTGAGCAGGGATACGGCCAGCATACTCTTCTCCACACACATGGCTGTGTACACAGATATATATATTgtcaagcctttattggcatataataCACAGATATATTACACGTACAGAGCTTCTTTCCCATTCCAACCTTCCCTTCAATTATTTCCATAGGTAGAAGCCCTGAGTTCATACTTAATTAAAACACATTCACTTTGATTAAAACAcctcagtatggtgtagtggttaagagcagtggtttggagcggtggagtctgatctggagaaccgggtttgattccccactcctccacatgagcggcggaggctgatctggtgaactgggttggtttcccctctcctccacacgaagccagctgggtgaccttggactagtcacagctctcagcctcacctatctcacagggtgtctgttgtggggaggggaagggaaggtgattgtttgtaagctggtttgattcttccttaagtggtagagaaagtcggcatataaaaaccaactcttttttcttcttaatctggtgaactggatttgtttccctgctcctacacatgaagccagctgagtgaccttgggcttctcaccgctctcttagagctctctcaaccccacctatctcactggatgtctgttgaggggaagggaaggggattgtgagctggtttgattctcccttaagtggaagagaaagtcggcatagaaaaaccaactcttctttcttcttctttaaaaagttgTGTCTCCTTATCGCAGCTTCCTTGGAATAATAGCATTTCTTCCACAGAGGTAGAGTCATTTGTTGCCTAGAGAGTTACCATGGAGATGGTCAACAGTGGAGAACCTGAGCCCGAGGCACTTCATAGGGTTAAGTGTCCCGCTCTGCCCATAGAGAGATGGAAACTTAGGTGCGTCGTGGGCAGAACATGTGAAAGAGAGCCATGCTCACTCCGTACAACGGTGCGCAGGAATGGTACCTCCCCAGCTGGAGAGTAGAACCAAAATACTCCACCAAAGTGCTCATCGGCAACTGGCtagaagaaaggagaaaggtaCGGTGGGGAGACAATGTGATAAAACTGTCAGCTCCAGGGGAAGCAGCACATGAGTTTGGAAATGCGTTGCCACCAACGGTTTCAGTCGGGCACACCGTGCCGGATCAGGGTGCTTAGACCCAAATCTGTCCCAATCGGGGTTGTCTTATTTTAACAGcgaaatgaaagaagaagaagagttgctttttatatgccgactttctctaccacttaagggggagtcaaaccggctcacaatcaccttcccttcccctccccacaactgtgaggtaggcggagctgagagagtgtgactagcccaaggtcacccagctggctttgtggaggagtggggaaacaaatccagttcaccagattagcctccgccgctcatgtggaggagtgggggatcaaacccggttctccagatcagagtccactgctccaaaccactactgttaaccgctacaccacgctggactcaTGGGAGAGgagtacagatagggttgccagctctgggttgggaaatttctgggtaTTGGGGAGTAGAACCAGGAAAggcatgggtttggggaggggagggacctcagtggggtctaatgccataggcCCACTTatcacggaagattttgatgctctcttgccgcggagcaaaaaacaaaagcgatttaaatttatttttcatgggcccgatttaaattcatgttttcatatccccgtcaatccagaagtagttttggtttttcacgggaacaaagcaagcagtattctacaacggtttggtctgtccccttctgaaaagctcatggtttatgcccgcccccaactcccccccaactccgcccagcggattatccagtgcagttcacctctgtggacccagccccagccaaaaaaagcaccagtccctccagtttccttatataacgtttctatttaccatgctccccgttcccCCCGTACTTGGCCATGCCCCCCCTTTCGCAGACTTTGACAACGGTCATCATTGTCCCCTCCTCCCcccgtagagctccggccatccattgccaggaacttccatccagatagagaagggagacccagagcagactggctgcccctcttcagaagggtgacgggagttttggcttggatttgcaggagggagatctgtcctgccttggagggaggctgtcccccgggcttgaaactctcccagccaaccgccgttcacaggggaggagaaattagccgacatgggtGGGGACAATTGCTCCGAACCCAGGAACatttttcatggagcgaaaaaaaacccgcatagcaaccacaaagaacggaccaacacaggtttgagaagacgcggagttgacgcggtttttctgctaaaactcgaagcgttcatgaaaaatcaaaaatttgcagcGGGGCAAAACAAAGGCGAAACTGTGCCAAACCTCCATGAAAAAATGACCATAGAGTTCGCCCTCCCTAGCGGTTATTGTCTCCAGAAGAAGTGGTTTCTgtcgtctggaaatcaattgtaatttcgggagatctccaggccccacctggcggcTGTCAGCCCTGAGTACAGAGCGCTCTCCCCTTACCCACAACCTCTTGGGGGGGTGGAATTACAGATGTGAAGCCTTGGGtgggaaaacaaaaatattttgtggttgatttcccctctccccccacccccccacccagttATTCTTACAGAAAACTGGGAGCTGTGTGGAAgatgccaaaaaagaaaagaaccctCTGGTGAATAGGGTTccctgctccaggttggaaaatatctggatattttgaagcctggagcctgaagagggcaggatttgggaaggggaagga
This portion of the Euleptes europaea isolate rEulEur1 chromosome 19, rEulEur1.hap1, whole genome shotgun sequence genome encodes:
- the LOC130491761 gene encoding arylacetamide deacetylase-like 4, whose protein sequence is MGPRKSNAPIASCGRRGGARRRAFAPAHPQPAEPRRAAPPPAGELRGPDPGEGGMGFLYALLLLAAAALLGAAVLVLVGSISFDATHSQVPPEVERPARLRILHALLIGAAVVGKILENLHICSQIQFVRYWRNGWKQGKDAKLFIKDMKFKHVPVRIYQPKAPSAGRRKGVVFFHGGGWMFGSIRAYDKMCRYISKESESVVVSVEYRLAPEHKYPAQLNDCLAATTHFLQTADDYGVDSTRVVIAGDSAGGSLAAGVCQTLVGRQGFPKVCAQILIYPGLQAIDFNLPSYQQNQAVPILYREKAAFYFLQYLNGDASLMEEVLRGSHVPVDQKLRYRKWLSADNIPKEFKVRGYVPPVPIACDDEAYEELKSVCTPEISPLIAEDTVVRQLPRTCIVTCEYDVLRDDGLLYKKRLEDNGVPVTWYHVINGFHGIISFFDNGWLTFPSGKQGLDNIVRFIQSL